GTACTTCACTTCCTCTACATTCTTGTGTGAAGCAAGgacacaggaaagaaaggcCTCTTGCTTTCTCCCTTACTTGTTCTTTTGATCAAAGTACAAAGAACTGCAAGGCAATAAACTTATTAAGAGCACAGATATGAAATGCCTCATCGTACTGAACAGTAAGAGGAACAAATATTTGCTAAAGAACTTATATTCAGGACATAAAGATAGGAATAATGCAGGATAATCTAGTTCTCCATTTTAGTGGCAAAACACAATTAAGAAGTTGATTAAAACACTTGATTTCTAATTTGTGACTGGTGAAGAACatagaaaacaacaacattaGGCTTATCTTggaaaacacaacagaacaaGATAAATTGCCAAATGGAAAAGTACcctgcttttaaataaatatctccTTGGTTTAAGTCAAACACATCATAGCCTGGCTATCACAAGAACTAATCACAGGAGAGGCATGAACAGGGAGAAACATGTCTGCAAACACTATTAGAAGTCTGGCAGTATGGTTGAAGCTACTGCATCTAATTCAATCAGCCAGTCTGATTTCATCCTTCAATATTTGTTAGAGAAGAATAAACATACTAACGAAATGAGACCACCTTAGAACGGGGTGTATGCCTACACAGAGTTACAGAGACCATCACCTGTACTATGACCAACATAGGAATCAGGTTGCTGAGGCAAGCAAAAAACTGGAGCACTGAAAATGGTTTAGGGGAATTACATGGGACAGTGAAGCCAAAGAAGTCCAAGAGTAAGTAGAAAAATACAACTCACAGAGAACAAGTGAAAAAGATATATGTTCCTAAGAACGATACAAGTTGCTATTAGCCTCTGTACTATGCCAAAATGGAAAACCGTGACTAGGTATTAGCATATAGCACACAGGActaatattctatttttttttcttttcttaccctaccagctttcttttcacacagaaaataataataaatcataCTTCATAATGaacatttgcaaaagaaaagcagacaagCATCAcgagatattttttttcctactaattGAATGCAAAAGCCATTCAATCTGATAAAATTATATATGCACAGCAAAAAAGCCTTACTGCTGATAAAACTAGAAAGACAAGTGGCATAAACAACCTCTGAATGTCCAGGCTATACCATTCAGTGCACAGATCTAATACTTCCGTTTGAAAATTGGATTGACATAATAGACTATAACCATTGCAAATAACTCACTATGGCCCATCATGTAGATGGCCGCATATAACGATACAGCCGTTGTAGTCTGTAATGCTCTGTATCActgaattacattttctttaagtAGAACTGACTTTCAGCAAATAGGATCAAAGGAGTTGTTACAATAAACTATGTCAAGACCCATTTTAGTAGTTCCCAGCCATACATTAACCCACTATCACAAGCTGAATTACTAAATTTCAGGAAAACTCAGATACATAAAGTACAGCAGCCACTTTTAAAAGGCAGCATTACTGAGCATGTATCATACAGATATCACTGTCCTATAAAGTTTCCAGTAAGAGAACATGTTCTTTCAGATGTCAGCTGCAGACAACTTAGTAGGTGGCTCTTGTATTAGTTAGATGTAATCATTACAGTAAACTACTAGTATGCACTTCTGAGAAGTTCATGTATTCTTTACAATTTCActtctatttaaaattataatcTCTGCAAATagacaaaaatgctttttaaatctttaaataaGTTAGctaaacaaaggaagaaaagggtgCTTAATACGAAGCAACTAAAGAATTAGGCCTGATATTGCATTTacagaagagtggtcaggttAAGGGAGGTGAAGAAACACACTTGGACttagaggggaaaaatgcaCATCCACCGTGAATGAGCACTGAACTTGTGCTCCACGCATAGTTCCTTTCCCCGAGTCTCAGAGGATCAAATACTATACATTGTTCAAGTGCATCAGCACTGGCAGAGAAAGACTTACAGTAGTTACAGATAAAAGATATACTTGAAGATGCATTTCAAGTGTAAGTTTCCTTTACATGTGGTAGCTATATTTGAAGCCAACAAAATGACTGTAAAGCATGTAAGACCTAACAAGATGGTTGTCTTGAGATAGCTAATCCCAGTGCATAAACTACTCATGCTATTAATGGAGAGTGAGGTAAATGCTGTCTAGGAATTCAAGAACAATTATAAATATCATGATATATAGATGCTATAATCAGTATATTGAGTGTGTATAAAACGTGTAAAACCCATATATAAAATTCTGCCTGCATCCTTATTTGAATACATCACTGTGACATCACATTCCATTTAGAACAGCATGCATTGCTGACAGCACAGACCTTGACCCTAGAGTCAGACCTCTTGCCTTGTAGGAGCCCAATTGCAATAGTTTGCAGTGAAGCTAAAAGGATAAATGAACTTTCTTTCAGTTGTATAATGGAGGGATGGATGAAGATGGATGTACATTTTCAGCCTGCCCATGCTTCTCAAACTGCTGTTATCTGACTtgccacagaagaaaagaaaaatgctgcttgTGCTGGCGCTTCCTATTTACCagtgagcagaactgcagctgttTCCCGTGCCCGTACGAAGAAGACAAACCTTACCAGTGCTGCCACTGCTCATGTTCAGAGCACGCCAAttgctggtggtgctgctgctcttgctcaAATGACCCAGActgcaagtgctgctgctgtggtggtgAGAATTCAGCATGTCAATACTATGCAAGCAAATGCGGCAGAAACTCTATCTGTGAACCACAACAGTCAACAGCACCAGAGACTGTTCAGTAAGTAGAATGAAGGGCTTTTAATTTCTTaggtttctatttttttaattttcattacatCTTAATGGATGTCTTGGCTCATTGGAGATATTTCAAACCACAGCATATCATTCTtttttagaagcagaaaaaaaggcttttttttccccccctacCATTCTCTAGagtgagaagaagaaaaatagcgTGGCTGGACATCTGGACAGAGAAGGTGGGAAGGAAAGCAATAGCAGCATAGATGCTAAACTGAAGCATGGCAGAAGGCCAGATTATAGTGTCCTAGAGTCAGGTGTACATCCTGAATAATGCTGCTCTTTGCCAAGGATATAGACAATAGTCAGAATCATTATAAAAGTAATACACTTCTTTATACAATAATGCCCACAGGCTTAGAGGAAAGCTAGGATAATCAAGATTTGAAAAGAACACAATcagttattttctaaaataaaataattattctaattttaataaaaatacccAAATTTTGATTCTCTCATATTAATTGCCAAAATTTTAATGACATAAGACTGCTACTAAGAATaatcttcattcattttaaaaatcagaaataatgaaTGAGTGATTTTTTAACTGACTAAAATTCAGGATGCTCAAATGTAAATGTGGGTTGCTATCTTAAGTAGAAATGTCCTTAATAGTATTTCAAGTGGTGAATCATTTAGTTACACTACTTTCTTGAGGGAAAGTTCAATCttgaaaattcaaaagaaaaacactttgacATTTATAACCTAAAGTTTTCATCAAAAAGAGAATTTTCAAAAAGGCTTAGAGAagttgtaaaagaaaaatactctctgaaacaaaatgaaggtTTTTATAGGAATTGCagaaaatgtgggtttttttcatttcagttatttctgtgttctgttttaaaaacaagcaaatgagGAGGAGACAAAATACATTCCAGATTGCAGTAAATCAAaatgaattctgttttctgaacacCAGCAGTAACTCAACAAATTCAGAGACTTGACAAGAGTAACGTTTCTGCCTACTCACATAGTTGGCAACAGCATTCAAATACAGTGAAATagttatgaaaatgaaaagaagaaaatgaattcttaGTATTGTTAATCcaattgtttaaataaaatatccaGTCAGAATAAAAGGATGGTTGGCAAGCAAGGCGGAACTGCTTATTTTATCATTCTATTTCTTAAATTGTACACTAATATTCTGccttatattttcatttgtttgcacCTTCTTTtcaatttgattttctttaggTCAAAAGATGTCACATCAAGATTAAGAACTAGAAATAATGCATGCATCAGTATACCAGAAAGGAAAGGCTCCAACCAGGCTTTTCGTGATCAGCTTGCCTGTCCACTGTGTAAACAGTTATTTCTCCAGCCGTTTATGCTGCCGTGCAATCACTGCATTTGTGagaaatgtatattaaaaagcAAGACCAAAGCTGAAGCAACAGGAAACTATTATATCATCATCTGCCCAGTGTGTAACAAAGCTCATTGTCTCCCTTACACAAACAAAATTCAGCTGAGGAAGAATTACCTTAAAGCAAAACTAGCCAAGAAATACATGCGCAGACACGGCATCCTGAAATGGAGATTTGACCACAGTGTAAGACCAGTCTATTGTGAAACTTGCAGGGAGAGAAGAAGAGTGGCAACTAAAAGATGTAGAACATGTGGAATTAACATGTGCAGTGAATGCCTGCATTTATATCATACTGAGAGTGGTGCTCAAGACCACATTTTCACCAACACATGTCAAGAAGATAACGAACAGTGGGCATGCTTACTGCACTGCAACTCACACCTCTCTGAATACTGTCTGGATGACCACAAACTGATCTGTGGTTTCTGCAAGAATTCGCTGCACAATGATCATGAGACCATTCCCTTGGCAGCTGCATGTTCAAGACAGGCTGCTTCTCTCTCCAATACAATTGTAAAATTTAAACAAGGTTTGTATTTCAACTGCTTCTTACGCTTCCCTACACCTTCTCAGAAAAGATACTTGCACATACACTTGATGAGCCACATTAATTCTCTGCACATCACAGGAGGCAGAAAGGTGAACTGTTCCCACTGTGGGAATACAAAGGAAACAAGCCTTTAATTTCGTGGCACCATGAGCCAGACTCAAATATTACAGAACGAAGGATCTGTATGTGAGACAGGAACAGAAAAGCGCATCTAGGTATAGAAAACTCCATTCCGCACTGCGAGACCCAGTGTGAAACAACCACCAATTACATCTACATTTTTAAATCAGAAGTACATGCCTTTTTCCCTGCAGGCAAACTATGAATTGTCTCTCTTCAGTCAGTATCATGATTATGTCCATGCTGAATAGGAGGCAAGACAGCCCCATTGCTCTGAGGAACCACGGCAATGTCACTCGATTTATCTAAGACTTCATCCATGGCGACTGAGTGACTGTGCAGAGAGTGGGATTTTATGAATttccttcaaatattttgatttttgcaTGTAACACCACAAATGCTGGGGACAAATGAAgttgcacagaaaataaaatttagaaaGGTAATAGTGAACCACACACAGTGAGAAACAACTGGAACCATTCAATTTGCATTTTCATGACAGTCTTAAagttcaaaaaacaaaatacaaaatatttgtagGGGATTCTGTAATGTGACATTGTTTCAAAATGTTAGCTGCACTCCAGCAAAATTTACTGTCAGCCTCTGGTGTTTTTGATTCTGTTCTCTCACAGTTCTCAATTTTTAGTGTCAGAAGAATAAATCATACCTTCATATAATGGCTATCAGAGGAATGTACTGTCAGCCACAGACATAATGAGGTCTATGCAGTCACATTTGCTACAATTATTTTAGCTTGCCACTGACATAGTGATTTCCAAAAATAATACAGAGCTGCTATAAATCAAGTTTGAGGATTTCCCatgtaattaattaaaaatcatcAAGCCCATCTTGGGGGACAACAAATAAGTAAGTGAAGGAATAATAATCAAGGAGCAATTAGCTACCTGACTTTCATACATACAAATATGAAAATTTTAACCCAAACAACTTCCCTTGGAGCTCCCTAGCAgaagagatgagagaaaaaTAGTAAATTCTCACTTGTCCCACGTTCTACCAAACCTGAGATTTCTTTAAACTACAACCTATCATTCTGTCTCTCGTAACCACTATATTTTAATATGAAGTTGAAACTACTGACAGCAGgcttgttgtttattttgtttttcagcacgCCAAGGAGTTGATAATGATCTAATGGAAGTTATcctgttaaaaaataatttccaggCCTCCAAGGATCTCCAAAGGAAGGAGATCAGAAATGGATTCTTAAAACTACATACGGTGCTACatgaacaagaaaaagagatgatgGAGTTGCTTGAAAACACTGAacttaaaaaacagaaagacatTTCAGAATATGTAAATTATACATTCAGCCAGCTCTCATATATGGATGGCCTTATCCAGTATGCCGAAGAGGCTCTTAAGGAGGAAAGTCAAGTTGTATTTCTGCAATCTGCACATTGTTTGgtgaaagaaatagaagatgcAATTCCTTCCATTTTCCAGCCTAGTCCACTTATCCGAGAAGATCCCTTAAGGAAACTGCAATTCAAATTTGATGAACTGTTTGCCATTTTACAGGGATTTTCACCATCCCTTTGTGAAACAAAACAgttagaaagcaaagcagaaaagtatCCCTGTTCTTTTAACCCAGAAATAATGGTTCCAAGGCATGTTTCAAGCGTTCATGAAGCCAAGCAATCAACAGTGCTCCAAAGCGCATCCTTAAATTCCTTGTTTGAATTAGGCATGCCAGATGAAAGCACTCTTGGGAAAACAAACTCTACACCTCCCCATCATTCTACAGAGAGTAATAAAATGTGTGAATTTTGGGATGCAGCTTGTGAAacctcaagaaaagaaaagaaatgtcagaTAGTTAACTTTCCAAGTTCAGAACCTATGGAAAAAGAATCATTCCCAGTGCCAGGACCTGTTGTTATATACCAGACTGTTGTTTACCCAAGGTCTGCCAAAGTAAGACACTAATACATTCTAAATATATGCAAATACTAACTATTACCATTATATTTGCAGGCTCTTAGGTTCAGAGTTTGAATAAATAAGACTACAATACCAAATACTTCATTTACATAGGAGAGAGTGCATTTCAAACTTGCCTTTAGAGATAAAATGAAGTATAAATTGAGTTGCATCACTTTCCTACTGAATTAAGTAAGGTTGTTATATTATTCTATATGTCATAAATATCTTACATGGAATGGTTCACTGCAGAAAGAAGTAGATGTACTAAGTTTGTATCTAAATATCTGTATGTCAGACCAAATAATTTGATCCTTGTTCTTGGCCTTCAAATGTGACTTCATATGTCTATCTAATTTTCCTCGCAATATATTAGAGGGAGTAACAAGAACAGGATGCCAGTTGCATAAGATCAAAAGGGCATCTTGCAAAGAACCAACTGCTGCCAGCCTTCAGTATTTTTACTGTGTTAGAAGACATTACTATGAAATTCCCAGGAGGGTGCTTATCTCTCAACATGTATTTTACAACTAGGTGGGAATTTCAGCTGCTTtggcatttaaaaattaaaacctgTTAATCTGGAGCCTTTCAAAAAAGGCAAACATGAAAATTAGCAAAAACAAAGAGTACATAATAGTGCActacagactttttttctcttcacagatTTACTGGACTTGTCCTGTAGAAGATGTGGATTTCTTTGAGGTAGAATTTTATGAAGTTGTTGGTATTGGTCCTGATAACACTGTCCAGACGCAACTGGATGGCAAGCTAAGCAAAATACTACAACAGAACCTTGAGATACACAATCTGGATTCAAATACAGAATATCTTTTCAAAGTCCGTGCCGTCAATAAAAGTGGTCAAGGAGAATGGAGTGAGAGCTGTAAGGTATTGCATATTCTTCCAATATTTTATAGAGTCATATTAACATTCTTGCCTCCACACTTCGgtgttttttttcatctatttacAAAGAATACTACTTGAATGGAAAGATTACTATACATTTATCTAGGTAAGCAATGCTGATAGTTACACTAGATTTTGCCATACGTTGTTCATCCTAGCTGTAATCGCTTGTCCTGTGAagaatgtttctctttttttttctagcagagATTCTGTGTTGTGAGTCATCAGCCACGTGgtcataaatattaatattactTCATGTCTGAAACACCCTTTACACTGATCTCTCTGAATACATAGAATAAAAGCACGAAgaatcatatttgaaaaaactTTCATGCTAGAAAGAGAAGGCAATAACTAAGGGAGAGAGGAGCcaaacaaaaattaacaatATTCTTTGACACCTATGGCCATGAGGCTCCTGTACCACGgttttagaagagaaagaaaagtgttgAAAAGGTAGAAGTTAAAAAGAGTAGGAAGGTTTTCAAAAAGGCATCAAAAGTTGAGACACTGAACTCAATTTAACATACTTTGGGCATCCCAAATTTCTTGCTGATATCATCTTTAGCTTTtcttgctggagaaaaaaaaaaaacaaacaaaccccattCTTGTTTCATGCCTTTTCCTTGATAAAATTTTACTAAAGGGTGTATTGAGGAGCTGTAGTGCATAAAAAAACATCCATTGCATAAGAAGGGTACGTGCCAGTCTAGGATTCCAACcacattttaaagtgttttttctACGTCCATTGCGTGAAGTGCTGTTCCCTTCCAAGACTCTTGCCTCTTTTCACCTTTACAGAGTAAGAGTTTTGGACTTCGAAACAGCCTTCTGACATCCTACTTACTTGGCAAAGTCTAATGATAAATGATACCTTCTTAGACTGCTACGATTCCTACACTTAAAACAcagagtatttttctttttatctgacATATTGATTCCttcttttgaaaactgttctttctttAGGCAGCACAGTCATATTAATATCCCAGAGAAACACAAACTCACATAACATTTGTTGTAATTTACGGAAGAGTTCCACagcaaactgaaatgaaacagagtaTATAACATACTTATAtacatcttttccttttaaaaaaatcaaactgacaAAGTTGACGCCACGCCACTGGCACCCTGAAACACTGAATTCCACAAAACAGgttattcaaatatatttttgataTTTAACTTTTGGACCAGATTTCCTAAGTCTGCATGCAGGCTCctaagcaaaacagaaaaatgttatcTCTGTAATTTTAGGAGTGAGGGAACTCCTAAAATGTGGAAAGTACTTCTCTCTTCATAGTCCAGTGTCATGACCATTGGCCTACAGGTGAATCACAGCATCTTCAAAATCAGCTATTTGACAGTCTGTAAAACACTGTATCTGCATTACATGATCACAGAACCTGCTATGGTTGGCATTATGTCTTTACCTAAGTTCAACAAGTAAGAACGTGAGTGCTACTCATCAACAAGGCTGACTGATGATATAACCTCCTACTGCTACAGGAAGGGCTATAGGAAGTGCTTGAAGGTATCTCAAGTCTGTACAGGGCACACAGATGACACAAGATTTGGAAGATGCACTTCTGGAGTAGCAACTAGGAGGAAGGAAGGTTACCCTTGATCATTCAAGCTGGCACAAGATATTTATGATTCTGGCAACTAGATTCTAGTTTAAAATTTGATGGATGAAACTCTACCACACTTCCCTAGGTAACAAAATGCCAATATAGCAGATATTTTTGAGTAAGAGTTAAGGTTGTTGAAGACCCTGGATGAATGATGAAAACTGAAGGCTGCTTCATCAACCAAACTGCTGTATTTCAACTGCCCTATCAAACCATGCAAATCTGCACCACAAGGCAAGCAGAGTCCCCTCAGGATGAATTTTATGGCTCCATTAAAACTTCTCAACAGACTAGACAAAAATTAGTTGCCTCAGAGATGGAGGATTCAGCTGCTTCTGCCACAGGAGAAGGAATGAAAAGCACTAAGGAGGCAGTTAGAAAGCCAGGAAGTAAAAATGCTGGAACTCTGaaactgctgctcctgctgctcctagTACTGTCCCTCTGGGAAGGGCTGCACCCTACCCCACCCCTTCTACCTAATGACAGCAGGTACCCACAGTAGCCTGCCATGAATTCCAAGAGAATTCACATTATTTAACATGACTCTCAAGACTATCAACCACAGATACCATGATAATATGAATGGTTCTTTAGgttaggtttgtttgttttaacttctCATCGTACTCTAGTGAATGAAGCATTTGGAAGGAAACTTTTCAAAATTACCTTAGAAGCGAAATACAAAATTGGGCTTCTAAATCCTGTGATTGTATCTGAAAATCTTTCCCTAAATGACTAGCTGCCAGAACTTAATATTTTGCATTAATCAGTGAACAAAACACTATCAAATGTTTGCTGTTAGATAACTGCTCATCTTCAATGTAAGATTTTTAGAACAGTtcaatttccatttcttctcaaATGTAAGTACTTAGACTTTCCAAAGATCAACATAGATTAAATGGGCTCTTGGCAGCTTTGAGAATGTGTCTGTAAATGGCAAGTTCTTTTGAAAACAGACACTAATTAAATCTGATTCCCCAAATACCAAATTCTGAAATTTAATATATTCTTGTATTTTACTTGCAGATAATTACTTCAGGTGAACACAAGATAATCCAAGACAGATGGAGGACTCAATAGTATGCAGGGTACTCATCAAACACTGAAGAGATAGACAACAAACAGGCAGGGTTTCCAGTTCAACAGCACCAAAAAGAATATGTGTATGCCTTCTTATGCAGTAACCCCTTTTCCACCAAAGTCATCACCCTGAGACCTAGGAGTCTTCAGACTTACTGCTTCCTGGtaaataatactaataaaaatacatccttttcattatgttttccttttataaatGTAGCAATAaggcctaaaaacaaaaacagctatgctttacataaaaatatagTATAAAACTGATCGGTCTAGTTGAGTGCATTTCACTGTTTCAAAGATAGTTTCACAGTAAGGTAACATTACAATTATTATGACCTCTGAGGCCACTCAGTGCTGGttcacagagagctgcaggaggctATGCCAAGCTTTTTATACCTTTAAACTGCAGAAAGTTACTCTGCAGGTGCATGTTTTTTGTCTCGGCCTTGCTCAGCATGCATGCATACAACAAACCTGGCAATAGGTAggacagcaaaaacaaaaatgcaggcAGACAGAACTTTACAACTTTATGCACTTAATTATGGTCAGCTTTACTTGACTATTATGAAGGTCACGTGTGTGAGATGTTCAGTATCAATTTATTAAAAGTAGCTACAAATAAAATCAGGAGAAGTCAGAGCAGGAATTACTGGATCCACAGGAAGTTCCTGTGTTCACATGATCAAGAGTAATAAGCAATGTTCTTTTCTGCACAGTAATGATCTTTCAGGGTATCCTTTCTTTAACTTCAGCCATGCCAACAACATGTATATCTACCCAGGAACTACAGGCCAATGAGCTtcatctctgtgcctgggaagaccaCAAAACAGaacctcctggaagagatgatCTGGGACAGTCAGgatggcttcaccaagggcagatcaggCCTGACCAATCTGGCGgctttctatgatggagtgatggcatcagtggacaaagggcAACCAATGCCATCTACGTGGACTTGTGCAAATTCTTTAACATGGTCCCAAGACTgcattcttatctctaaattggagagagattatttgaaggctggactattaggtggataaagaattggttgaaGTGTTGTTGTCAATCACCCTATGCCCAGGTGGGGGCCAGTCACAAGTGATACTgcccaggggtccatcttgggaccagtacacttcaacatctttatcaacaacacaggcagtgggattgagtgttccttcagcaagtttgctgatgacactcAGCTGAGTAGTGCTGTTGACATAACAGAAGGGAGAGATGTCATCCGGAGGGACCTGGACATGCTTGAAAAGTGGGTACATGAGAATCTAGTAaagtttaacaaggccaagtgcaaggtgatGCACTTGGGTCAAGGTAATCCCAGCTATGAGTACACTGAGAGCGGCCCTTCTGAGAAGGATTTAGGGGTCCTGagggatgagaagctggacatgagcaaccagtgtgctcttgcagaagactaacagtatcctgggctgcaccaaaagaggagaggccagcagggagagggaggtgattgtcccccaCTACTCTGCCCCAGTGGTCACTAGGTAGGAGTAAAAACCATCAATGGCAAATGAGgtttgcattttcaaaaaatattaaacaattaTAGGAGTATCAGATTTTAAGCAGCTAATCTTGAAAGCTTTAAAAGTAACCTGATCTTCACAACTGAATAGCGCCCACAGTCTACAAAATTCTGCTAGATTTTTGCAGAAATCTAAATAAGCTTTCTAGACAGTCAGTCTGATTATTCCTTCAGTACTCTTGGCTTTTTAGAACCCTTTCCCAGATGGTGAGATTTTACATCTATTTTAAGGACGTGAGTTTTTGCTAATGGTCTACAGTTGCCCTGAAGCTCACCCATCTGGTATTTCTCTAGGTACATTTCTCTGTAGATGGATGAGACCGCTGCCTGTTTCAACTACATAAAATTCCTTTGCAGCCTCTGGCTACCTATTGGTAATAGTAGCCTTCTGTACCCAGCAGTTCTTAAGAGATGCAATTTGCAGTACACATTTTTCTGCAAAAGCCAAGCAAAACTCCAATTCTCATTTAAAGTAAACAGTGACTCGGATCACTTGAATAGGGCAACGCCTTATCAAGATCACTAAGAGATGGAATGTCATTCCCACACTgcaagctttaagatttttattaattattgtGGAGATTCTGGAAATCtatgtttcttttcaaacaaattaCATCTCAAACATCtctatttcagctttttttttcccccctccagggctccttttttattttcatggaaaaaaaagttctttataTACAGTCTAGTGCCTGCCTGTGCACAGCCAAATCCCATGGTGACTGGATGTCTACAGCCCAATTTTCTGCATTCCTCTCAATAAGCAGGCAAGTCAAAGAACAGGACAATTTTGCTTATCTACCGCTTGCTGCTCAATTGCAGCAATTGGTAGTGAGGCAACACCATCTCTCATCCTGTGCAGACATATTTCAGTTGCACATCCTGAAATTGAAAATTTGAgatgtttataaataaataaaagcctgcCTGAATGTAATACAATGTGAGATTTGCATAATTACTTTTCAAGGTAATGAGAGTAACAGAAGCCAAA
Above is a window of Gallus gallus isolate bGalGal1 chromosome 9, bGalGal1.mat.broiler.GRCg7b, whole genome shotgun sequence DNA encoding:
- the TRIM42 gene encoding tripartite motif-containing protein 42 yields the protein MDEDGCTFSACPCFSNCCYLTCHRRKEKCCLCWRFLFTSEQNCSCFPCPYEEDKPYQCCHCSCSEHANCWWCCCSCSNDPDCKCCCCGGENSACQYYASKCGRNSICEPQQSTAPETVQSKDVTSRLRTRNNACISIPERKGSNQAFRDQLACPLCKQLFLQPFMLPCNHCICEKCILKSKTKAEATGNYYIIICPVCNKAHCLPYTNKIQLRKNYLKAKLAKKYMRRHGILKWRFDHSVRPVYCETCRERRRVATKRCRTCGINMCSECLHLYHTESGAQDHIFTNTCQEDNEQWACLLHCNSHLSEYCLDDHKLICGFCKNSLHNDHETIPLAAACSRQAASLSNTIVKFKQARQGVDNDLMEVILLKNNFQASKDLQRKEIRNGFLKLHTVLHEQEKEMMELLENTELKKQKDISEYVNYTFSQLSYMDGLIQYAEEALKEESQVVFLQSAHCLVKEIEDAIPSIFQPSPLIREDPLRKLQFKFDELFAILQGFSPSLCETKQLESKAEKYPCSFNPEIMVPRHVSSVHEAKQSTVLQSASLNSLFELGMPDESTLGKTNSTPPHHSTESNKMCEFWDAACETSRKEKKCQIVNFPSSEPMEKESFPVPGPVVIYQTVVYPRSAKIYWTCPVEDVDFFEVEFYEVVGIGPDNTVQTQLDGKLSKILQQNLEIHNLDSNTEYLFKVRAVNKSGQGEWSESCKIITSGEHKIIQDRWRTQ